ATGATTATCTTAGATACTCATGTGTGGATATTGTGGTTAACTAAATCTCCTAGAGAAAAAAATTTATGGAAATTGATAACTTACTTCGAGAAAAACGAGAACAAATTATTGCGATTGCTGAAAAACATGGTGCTCTTAATGTAAGGATTTTTGGGTCTGTCGCACGAGGAGAAGCCGACGAAAAAAGTGATCTTGATTTATTAGTTGATTATTGCCGTGAACGTAGAAGCTCGTGGTTTCCTTTGCAGTTAATTCGAGAACTGGAAGAGCTTTTAGGGTGTAAGGTGGATATTACTACCGAACAGGGACTAAAGGAGCG
This window of the Gloeocapsa sp. DLM2.Bin57 genome carries:
- a CDS encoding DNA polymerase subunit beta, which codes for MEIDNLLREKREQIIAIAEKHGALNVRIFGSVARGEADEKSDLDLLVDYCRERRSSWFPLQLIRELEELLGCKVDITTEQGLKERIRDRVLREAIPL